One genomic region from Caballeronia sp. M1242 encodes:
- a CDS encoding ABC transporter permease, producing MSTLELEAGTPDKPRTAGPQSWRGVVLPLAALALWWLVSRHAQPGHGVMVSPAQVLHVALEQAKSGALARALSASLARELTGFLIGTTLGLALGALLGISRLAHRAIAPSFDTFKQVSLFAWIPLISVWFGLGDVAKVVFLSLAALVPVVVHTSDGIRAVPPQWTEVARTFGYSKLQMLAHVVLPAALPSVFTGIYLALIYSWLATLGAEYLLVAGSGIGNTLVDGSEQFRMDLVLFGVVVVGITGWALNALARAIQRRWFDASRYV from the coding sequence ATGTCTACACTCGAACTCGAAGCCGGAACGCCCGATAAACCCCGTACCGCCGGTCCGCAAAGCTGGCGCGGCGTCGTGCTGCCGCTCGCGGCGCTCGCGCTCTGGTGGCTCGTGTCGCGTCACGCGCAGCCCGGCCACGGCGTGATGGTCTCGCCCGCGCAAGTGCTTCATGTCGCGCTCGAACAGGCGAAAAGCGGCGCGCTTGCGCGTGCATTGTCGGCATCGCTCGCGCGGGAATTGACGGGCTTCCTGATCGGCACCACGCTCGGCCTCGCGTTGGGCGCGCTGCTCGGCATCTCGCGGCTCGCGCATCGCGCCATTGCGCCGAGCTTCGACACGTTCAAACAGGTGTCGCTGTTCGCGTGGATTCCGCTCATCTCCGTGTGGTTCGGACTCGGCGATGTCGCGAAGGTCGTCTTCCTCTCGCTCGCCGCGCTGGTGCCGGTCGTCGTGCATACGAGCGACGGCATTCGCGCCGTGCCGCCGCAATGGACCGAGGTCGCGCGCACGTTCGGCTACAGCAAGCTGCAAATGCTCGCGCATGTGGTCTTGCCCGCCGCGTTGCCGTCCGTCTTCACCGGTATCTACCTCGCGCTCATCTACTCGTGGCTCGCCACGCTCGGCGCGGAGTATCTGCTGGTCGCGGGCAGCGGCATCGGCAATACGCTCGTGGACGGCAGCGAGCAGTTTCGAATGGACCTCGTTCTGTTCGGCGTCGTCGTCGTTGGAATAACGGGCTGGGCGCTCAATGCGCTCGCCCGCGCGATCCAGCGGCGATGGTTCGATGCATCGCGCTATGTTTGA
- a CDS encoding ABC transporter permease — MANTLSRALPTAERARSRVFSAQTLRAAGWTALPWLLPVVCAVLWVLGARFGWISAQVLPAPALVFETLGALAKSGELWTHLAASLSRVAVGFIGGVALGVALGAALGLSRSLEAYVLPSFNAIVQVPVLGWLPFLMIVVGIGEPLKYLLIGHAALVPVTLSTLQGFRNTPPALREVASVYRYSRWQTILHVTLPAAIPMIGTGVRLAFTKAWLTLVVVELVASSEGLGYLIVYGRQLFQLDLVLASVLIVGAIGFIADRSLGAVERRLNRSNAG; from the coding sequence ATGGCGAACACACTGTCCCGCGCGTTGCCCACGGCCGAGCGCGCCCGCTCTCGCGTGTTCAGCGCGCAGACGCTGCGCGCGGCCGGATGGACCGCGCTTCCCTGGCTTTTGCCCGTTGTGTGCGCGGTGTTGTGGGTGCTCGGCGCGCGCTTCGGATGGATTTCCGCGCAGGTCTTGCCGGCGCCCGCGCTCGTCTTCGAAACGCTCGGCGCGCTCGCCAAAAGCGGCGAGCTATGGACGCATCTGGCCGCGAGCCTCTCACGCGTGGCGGTCGGCTTCATCGGCGGAGTTGCGCTCGGCGTCGCGCTGGGTGCGGCGCTCGGTCTGTCGCGCTCGCTCGAAGCGTATGTCCTGCCGAGCTTCAATGCGATCGTGCAGGTGCCCGTGCTCGGATGGCTTCCGTTCCTGATGATCGTCGTCGGCATCGGCGAGCCGTTGAAGTATCTGCTGATCGGCCATGCTGCGCTCGTGCCGGTCACGCTGAGCACGCTTCAGGGTTTTCGCAATACGCCGCCCGCGCTGCGCGAAGTCGCGTCCGTGTATCGCTATTCGCGCTGGCAGACCATTCTTCACGTCACGCTGCCCGCCGCCATTCCGATGATCGGCACCGGCGTGCGCCTCGCGTTCACGAAGGCGTGGCTGACGCTCGTTGTCGTGGAACTCGTCGCGTCGTCCGAAGGGCTCGGGTATCTGATCGTGTACGGCCGCCAGCTTTTTCAGCTCGATCTCGTGTTGGCGTCGGTGCTGATCGTGGGCGCGATCGGGTTCATCGCGGACCGCTCGCTCGGCGCGGTGGAACGCAGGCTGAATCGCTCGAACGCGGGTTAA
- a CDS encoding ABC transporter substrate-binding protein, translating to MKSSRLSVLITRSVAAWFGAALLCAAHAAQPDVVRIGVAQQGMGDPPTFGGSPAATAQLQHRVEDALKPEHINVQWLFFKGAGPAVNEALANKQVDFAYQGDLPSVLGRANGLKTHLLLASNVRTGVYLAVPPDSDIKGVKDLKGKRVGIFRGTNLQLVTDNVLKENGLSERDLRVINLDTAAAQAALASKGVDAVFLDYSLFKLQRQGLAKIVYASRNDGLQLTRQAHLLVLEDFEHAHPDTVQKVVTAVVQAAQWSSDEANRNALFALWAKSGVPVESWQAEYANQPMKERMSPLIDPFLVARYQAVADDALRLNLIRQPVSVNGWFEPKYLDEAIKSLKLDAYWPRFDASGKPQA from the coding sequence ATGAAATCGAGCAGACTCTCTGTCCTCATCACACGCAGTGTGGCCGCGTGGTTCGGCGCGGCTTTGTTATGCGCCGCGCATGCGGCGCAGCCCGACGTGGTGCGCATCGGCGTCGCGCAGCAAGGCATGGGCGATCCCCCGACGTTCGGCGGATCGCCTGCCGCGACCGCGCAATTGCAGCATCGTGTGGAAGATGCGTTGAAGCCCGAGCACATCAATGTGCAATGGCTCTTCTTCAAAGGCGCGGGACCTGCCGTGAACGAGGCGCTCGCGAACAAGCAGGTCGACTTCGCGTATCAGGGCGATTTGCCCTCGGTGCTCGGACGCGCCAACGGGCTCAAGACGCATTTGCTACTCGCGTCGAACGTGCGCACCGGCGTTTATCTCGCGGTGCCGCCGGACTCCGACATCAAGGGCGTGAAAGACCTGAAGGGCAAGCGCGTCGGAATATTTCGGGGTACGAATCTACAGCTTGTGACGGACAACGTGCTCAAGGAAAACGGACTGAGCGAGCGCGACCTGCGCGTCATCAACCTCGATACGGCGGCGGCGCAGGCGGCGCTCGCGTCGAAGGGCGTGGATGCGGTGTTCCTCGACTATTCGCTGTTCAAGTTGCAGCGTCAGGGGCTGGCGAAGATCGTCTACGCGTCGCGCAATGACGGCTTGCAACTGACGCGCCAGGCGCATCTGCTCGTGCTGGAAGACTTCGAGCACGCGCATCCGGATACGGTGCAGAAAGTGGTGACGGCGGTGGTGCAGGCGGCGCAATGGTCGTCGGATGAAGCGAACCGCAACGCGCTCTTCGCGCTGTGGGCGAAAAGCGGCGTGCCGGTCGAATCATGGCAGGCCGAGTATGCGAACCAGCCGATGAAGGAACGCATGTCGCCGCTCATCGATCCGTTTCTGGTCGCGCGCTATCAGGCCGTCGCCGACGACGCGCTGCGCCTCAATCTGATCCGTCAGCCCGTCAGCGTCAACGGCTGGTTCGAGCCGAAGTATCTCGACGAGGCCATCAAATCGCTGAAGCTCGATGCCTACTGGCCGCGCTTCGATGCGTCGGGCAAGCCGCAGGCGTGA
- a CDS encoding TauD/TfdA family dioxygenase, whose amino-acid sequence MSDTVSLANESSSDTARQPATSHEPFQVRPIGGRIGAEVRGVTLSADLDDTAIGVINAALLRHKVLFFRGQSHLDDAAQEAFAARFGETVAHPTVPSLASGSRLLELDSKHGARANSWHTDVTFVDAYPKISILRGVVIPPAGGDTVWANTAAAYEHLPQALRELADSLWALHTNAYDYAAARNTPDTEADREYRQQFTSTLYETEHPVVRVHPETGERTLVLGHFVQRFIGLSQRDSDRLLAIFHDHITRLENTVRWRWTQGDVAIWDNRATQHYAVNDYGDAHRVVRRATVHGDVPVGIDGRTSRIVKRETRTH is encoded by the coding sequence ATGTCCGATACCGTTTCGCTCGCCAACGAATCTTCCAGCGACACCGCACGCCAGCCCGCCACGTCACACGAGCCGTTTCAGGTCCGCCCGATAGGCGGGCGCATCGGTGCCGAAGTGCGTGGCGTGACGCTCTCGGCGGATCTCGACGATACCGCCATCGGCGTCATCAACGCGGCGCTGCTTCGTCATAAGGTGCTGTTCTTCCGCGGCCAGTCGCATCTCGACGACGCCGCGCAAGAAGCCTTCGCCGCCCGCTTCGGCGAAACGGTCGCGCATCCGACGGTGCCTTCGCTTGCAAGCGGCAGCCGCCTGCTCGAACTCGACTCGAAGCACGGCGCGCGCGCGAACTCGTGGCATACCGATGTCACATTCGTCGATGCCTACCCCAAGATTTCGATTCTTCGCGGCGTGGTGATTCCGCCCGCGGGCGGTGACACGGTCTGGGCCAACACGGCCGCCGCATACGAGCACTTGCCGCAAGCGTTGCGCGAACTCGCCGACAGCTTGTGGGCGCTCCATACGAACGCCTACGACTACGCCGCCGCGCGCAATACGCCGGACACCGAAGCGGACCGCGAGTACCGCCAGCAGTTCACCTCCACGCTGTACGAGACGGAGCATCCGGTGGTGCGCGTGCATCCGGAGACGGGCGAGCGCACGCTCGTCCTCGGCCACTTCGTGCAGCGTTTCATCGGCTTGTCGCAGCGGGATTCCGACCGGCTGCTCGCGATCTTTCACGATCACATCACGCGTCTGGAGAACACCGTGCGCTGGCGCTGGACGCAGGGCGACGTCGCGATCTGGGACAACCGCGCGACGCAGCACTACGCGGTGAACGATTACGGCGACGCGCATCGCGTGGTGCGGCGCGCGACCGTGCATGGCGATGTGCCCGTAGGCATCGACGGACGCACGAGCCGCATCGTCAAGCGCGAGACGCGCACGCATTGA
- a CDS encoding nitronate monooxygenase family protein codes for MTQQTRHNTLMPLLGITKPIIQAPMAGVSTPTLAAAVSNAGGLGSLGVGAMNAEGARNVIRETRALTDKPFNINVFCHRPAQANEAVEKAWIAWLAPLFAQYDATPPQELAEIYTSFVVDVAMLKVFVEEKPAIVSFHFGLPSNDAIDALRKAGITLMAAATNLREAEQVAAAGMDAIIAQGVEAGGHRGVFDTEADDDRIGTFALTRLIARKFDVPVIAAGGIMDGAGIAAALALGAQAAQMGTAFVPCTETSIDAGFRRAILSDAATRTTFTAAISGRAARGLVNKFTELGRSADAPAHPDYPITYDAGKALHVAAKAKGEFGYGAQWAGQAAALAREMPAAELMAQLSAELEESIGELQQYAHALRMTSTL; via the coding sequence ATGACTCAGCAGACCAGACACAACACCTTGATGCCCTTGCTCGGCATCACGAAGCCGATCATTCAGGCGCCGATGGCAGGCGTGAGCACGCCCACGCTCGCGGCGGCCGTATCGAATGCGGGCGGGCTCGGCTCGCTCGGCGTCGGCGCGATGAACGCGGAAGGCGCGCGCAACGTGATCCGCGAAACGCGCGCGCTGACAGACAAGCCGTTCAACATCAACGTGTTCTGCCATCGTCCGGCGCAAGCGAACGAGGCCGTCGAGAAGGCATGGATCGCCTGGCTCGCGCCGCTTTTCGCGCAGTACGACGCCACACCGCCGCAAGAGCTCGCCGAAATCTATACGAGCTTCGTCGTCGACGTTGCCATGCTGAAGGTGTTCGTCGAAGAGAAGCCCGCCATCGTGAGCTTTCATTTCGGACTGCCATCTAATGATGCGATAGACGCGTTGCGCAAGGCGGGCATTACGCTGATGGCCGCCGCCACCAACCTACGCGAAGCGGAACAAGTGGCCGCCGCGGGCATGGATGCGATCATCGCGCAGGGCGTCGAAGCGGGCGGGCATCGCGGCGTCTTCGACACCGAAGCCGACGACGACCGTATCGGGACGTTCGCGCTCACGCGCCTGATCGCCCGCAAATTCGACGTTCCCGTGATCGCGGCGGGCGGCATCATGGATGGCGCGGGCATCGCGGCGGCGCTCGCGCTCGGCGCGCAGGCGGCGCAAATGGGCACGGCCTTCGTGCCTTGCACGGAGACGTCGATCGACGCGGGTTTTCGCCGCGCCATCCTGAGCGATGCCGCGACTCGCACAACATTCACAGCAGCGATCTCGGGTCGGGCCGCGCGTGGTCTCGTCAACAAGTTCACGGAGCTGGGCCGCAGCGCGGACGCGCCTGCGCATCCGGATTATCCGATCACCTACGACGCCGGCAAGGCATTGCACGTGGCGGCGAAGGCGAAGGGCGAGTTCGGCTACGGCGCGCAGTGGGCGGGGCAAGCGGCGGCGCTCGCGCGCGAGATGCCGGCTGCGGAACTGATGGCGCAATTGAGCGCGGAACTCGAAGAAAGCATCGGCGAACTTCAGCAATACGCACATGCTTTGCGCATGACATCGACGCTGTAA
- a CDS encoding CoA-acylating methylmalonate-semialdehyde dehydrogenase has protein sequence MQAFNDTADVVHYIHGERVSGSGARSQPIFNPATGERPRKLVLGEAADVEAAVQSAKAAFPAWRDTPPIRRARIMQRFLELMNQHRDELAAIITAEHGKVFTDAQGEVTRGIEVIEFACGIPQLLKGDFTEQVSTGMDNWTLRQPLGIVAGITPFNFPCMVPCWMFPVAIATGNAFILKPSERDPSASLFMANLLKKAGLPDGIFNVVQGDKVVVDALLEHPDVRAISFVGSTPIANYIYETGAKHGKRVQALGGAKNHMVVMPDADIDQAVDALIGAAYGSAGERCMAISVAVLVGDVADKIVPRLAERARQLIVKNGMEPDAEMGPIVTRAGLERIEGYIAMGVDEGAQLVVDGRGLKVPGHEDGFFTGGTLFDHVKPEMRIYKEEIFGPVLACVRAKDFSEAVDLVNAHEFGNGVACYTRDGHIAREFGRRIEVGMVGINVPIPVPMAWHGFGGWKRSLFGDTHAYGEEGVRFYTKQKSIMQRWPESTEKGAEFVMPTAK, from the coding sequence ATGCAAGCCTTCAACGATACCGCCGATGTCGTCCACTACATCCACGGCGAGCGGGTGAGCGGATCGGGCGCGCGCTCGCAGCCCATCTTCAACCCCGCGACCGGCGAGCGTCCGCGCAAGCTCGTGCTGGGCGAAGCGGCGGACGTCGAAGCGGCGGTGCAAAGCGCGAAGGCGGCGTTTCCCGCATGGCGCGACACGCCGCCCATCCGCCGCGCGCGCATCATGCAGCGCTTTCTCGAACTGATGAATCAGCACCGCGACGAGCTCGCCGCGATCATCACGGCCGAGCACGGCAAAGTGTTCACGGACGCGCAAGGCGAAGTGACGCGCGGCATCGAAGTGATCGAATTCGCGTGCGGCATTCCGCAACTGCTGAAAGGCGACTTCACGGAACAAGTCTCCACGGGCATGGACAACTGGACGCTGCGCCAGCCGCTCGGCATCGTCGCGGGCATCACGCCGTTCAATTTTCCGTGCATGGTGCCGTGCTGGATGTTCCCGGTCGCCATTGCAACGGGCAACGCGTTCATTCTGAAGCCGAGCGAGCGCGATCCGTCCGCGTCGCTCTTCATGGCGAATCTGCTGAAGAAAGCCGGCTTGCCCGACGGTATCTTCAACGTCGTTCAGGGCGACAAGGTCGTCGTGGATGCGCTGCTCGAACATCCGGACGTTCGCGCGATCAGCTTCGTCGGCTCGACGCCTATTGCGAACTACATCTACGAAACGGGCGCGAAGCACGGCAAGCGCGTGCAGGCGCTCGGCGGCGCGAAGAATCATATGGTCGTGATGCCGGATGCGGATATCGACCAGGCCGTCGATGCGCTGATCGGCGCGGCGTACGGCTCGGCGGGCGAACGCTGCATGGCGATCTCGGTCGCCGTGCTGGTGGGCGATGTCGCCGACAAGATCGTGCCGCGCCTCGCCGAACGCGCCCGTCAGCTCATCGTCAAGAACGGCATGGAGCCGGACGCGGAGATGGGCCCGATCGTCACGCGCGCCGGGCTCGAACGCATCGAAGGCTATATCGCGATGGGCGTGGACGAAGGCGCGCAACTCGTCGTCGACGGGCGCGGCCTGAAAGTGCCGGGTCACGAAGACGGCTTTTTCACGGGCGGCACGCTGTTCGACCACGTGAAGCCGGAGATGCGCATCTACAAGGAAGAGATCTTCGGGCCGGTGCTCGCGTGCGTGCGCGCGAAGGACTTCAGCGAAGCGGTGGATCTCGTCAACGCGCACGAGTTCGGCAACGGCGTCGCATGCTACACGCGCGATGGACACATCGCTCGCGAATTCGGCCGACGCATCGAAGTGGGCATGGTCGGCATCAACGTGCCGATTCCGGTGCCGATGGCATGGCACGGCTTCGGCGGCTGGAAGCGTTCGCTCTTTGGCGACACGCATGCTTACGGCGAAGAAGGCGTGCGCTTCTATACGAAGCAGAAGTCGATCATGCAGCGTTGGCCCGAAAGCACGGAGAAGGGCGCGGAATTCGTGATGCCGACCGCGAAGTAA
- a CDS encoding LysR family transcriptional regulator has protein sequence MDEQKIEALWTHLHWLTVLAEQGSYTAAAARLGVSKAAMSQRIAELERAAGVPLVTRTTRSVRFTEAGRRLVDDTRAQYAQIATSFSSVREMAGVARGLIRMTAPVAFARQQIVPKLAGFLHAHPEVRVQLEASDRLTSIATEGFDLAIRHSAQAPETHVAWKLCDTHSVIVATRAYLRRRGTPATPADLAVHDCLYYPRTQAASIWSFVRKGARKTTAGPFTLAINGAFSANNSELLRDAALDDLGIALLPDFTAQAAVQAGKLVVLLPDWRPVGAFADQLYVVRPYATHVPRAVALFIGYLREAFAGGFPL, from the coding sequence ATGGACGAGCAAAAGATCGAGGCGCTCTGGACGCATCTGCACTGGCTGACGGTGCTCGCCGAACAAGGCAGCTACACGGCGGCGGCGGCGCGGCTGGGCGTGAGCAAGGCGGCGATGAGCCAGCGCATCGCGGAACTGGAGCGCGCGGCCGGCGTGCCGCTCGTCACGCGCACGACGCGCAGCGTGCGCTTCACGGAAGCGGGCCGCCGGCTCGTCGACGATACGCGCGCACAGTACGCGCAGATTGCGACGAGTTTTTCGAGCGTGCGCGAGATGGCGGGCGTGGCGCGCGGCCTGATTCGTATGACGGCGCCGGTGGCTTTCGCGCGGCAGCAGATTGTGCCGAAGCTCGCGGGCTTTCTGCACGCGCATCCGGAAGTGCGCGTGCAACTGGAGGCGTCGGACCGGCTGACGTCGATTGCGACTGAAGGCTTCGATCTCGCCATTCGTCATAGCGCGCAGGCGCCGGAAACGCATGTCGCGTGGAAGCTGTGCGATACGCATTCGGTGATCGTCGCGACGCGCGCCTATTTGCGGCGGCGCGGCACGCCCGCCACGCCCGCCGATCTCGCCGTGCACGACTGCCTGTACTATCCGCGCACGCAAGCCGCGAGCATCTGGTCGTTCGTGCGCAAGGGCGCGCGCAAGACCACGGCGGGACCGTTCACGCTCGCGATCAACGGCGCGTTCTCGGCGAACAACAGCGAATTGCTGCGCGATGCGGCGCTCGACGATCTCGGCATCGCGCTATTGCCCGACTTCACGGCGCAAGCGGCGGTGCAGGCCGGCAAGCTCGTCGTGCTGCTGCCGGACTGGCGGCCCGTGGGCGCGTTCGCGGATCAGCTTTACGTGGTGCGGCCCTATGCGACGCATGTGCCGCGCGCCGTCGCGCTATTCATCGGGTACCTGCGCGAGGCTTTCGCGGGCGGCTTTCCGCTTTGA
- a CDS encoding fructose bisphosphate aldolase, whose amino-acid sequence MANEKMLAQMAEKQGFIAALDQSGGSTPGALRQYGIPDDAYNGDAEMFKLMHDMRVRIMTAPAFTGDKVIGAILFERTMDGEAEGKPVPTFLWEDRGVVPFLKVDKGLEAEADGVQVMKPIPGLDELLQRAAKLGVFGTKMRSVIHQANEKGIAAVAQQQFEVGAQIIAQGLVPILEPEVSIKSPDKKGAEKILRDELLKGLDALPESSNVMIKLTIPDEADFYRPLIEHPRVVRVVALSGGYSRTDACKRLAENHGMIASFSRALINELQKSMSDSEFNATLAKSIDEIYEASVEKV is encoded by the coding sequence GTGGCTAACGAGAAGATGCTGGCGCAGATGGCGGAAAAGCAGGGTTTCATCGCCGCTCTGGATCAAAGCGGTGGTTCGACGCCCGGCGCGCTGCGTCAATACGGAATTCCGGATGACGCCTACAACGGCGACGCCGAAATGTTCAAGCTGATGCACGACATGCGCGTGCGCATCATGACCGCGCCCGCCTTCACGGGCGACAAGGTGATCGGCGCGATCCTGTTCGAACGCACGATGGACGGCGAAGCCGAAGGCAAGCCGGTGCCCACGTTCCTGTGGGAAGACCGCGGCGTCGTGCCGTTCCTGAAGGTCGACAAGGGCCTCGAAGCCGAGGCCGACGGCGTTCAGGTGATGAAGCCGATTCCCGGCCTCGACGAGCTGCTCCAGCGCGCCGCGAAGCTCGGCGTGTTCGGCACGAAGATGCGCTCGGTCATCCATCAGGCGAACGAGAAGGGCATCGCGGCGGTCGCGCAGCAGCAGTTCGAAGTAGGCGCGCAGATCATCGCGCAGGGTCTGGTGCCGATTCTCGAACCGGAAGTCTCGATCAAGAGTCCGGACAAGAAGGGCGCGGAAAAGATTCTGCGCGACGAGCTGCTCAAGGGGCTGGACGCACTGCCGGAATCGAGCAACGTGATGATCAAGCTCACCATTCCGGACGAAGCGGACTTCTATCGGCCGCTGATCGAGCATCCGCGCGTCGTGCGCGTGGTCGCGCTGTCGGGCGGCTATTCGCGCACCGACGCATGCAAGCGCCTCGCCGAGAATCACGGCATGATCGCGAGCTTCTCGCGCGCGCTGATCAACGAGCTTCAGAAGTCGATGAGCGACAGCGAGTTCAACGCGACGCTTGCGAAGTCTATCGACGAGATTTACGAGGCGTCGGTCGAGAAGGTCTAA